One window of the Perca fluviatilis chromosome 5, GENO_Pfluv_1.0, whole genome shotgun sequence genome contains the following:
- the LOC120559555 gene encoding uncharacterized protein LOC120559555 isoform X6 codes for MPFPFQTCPGCCHMSMSRLLSHVQVVVTCPGCCHMSHVQAVVTCPCPGCCHMSMSRLLSHVQVVVTCPGCCHMSHVQAVVTCPCPGCCHMSMSRLLSHVQAAVTCHMSRLLSHVHVQVVVTCPGCCHMYRLLSHVQVVVTCPGCCHMSMLLSHVTCTGCCHMSRLLSHVQVVVTCPGCCHMSHVQAVVTCPCPGCCHMSRLLSHVHVQVVVTCPGCCHMSRLLSHVQVVVTCPCPGCCHMSMSRLLSHVQVVVTCPGCCHMSHVQVVVTCHMSRLLSHVQVVVTCHMSRLLSHVQAAVTCPGCCHMSRLLSHVQVIVTCPCPGCCHMSRLLSHVQAVVTCTGCCHMSRLLSHVQAAVTCPGCCHMSRLLSHVHVQAAVTCPGCCHMSRLLSHVQAAVTCPGCCHMSRLLSHVHVQAAVTCPGCCHMSRLLSHVQAAVTCPGCCHMSMSRLLSHVHVQAVVTCPGCCHMYRLLSHITCTGCCHMYRLLSHVHVQVVVTCPGCCHMYRLLSHVHVQVVVTCPCPGCCHMSRLLSHVQVIVTCPGCCHMSRLLSHVQVVVTCPGCCHMSRLLSHVQVVVTCPGCCHMSRLLSHVQAVVTCPGCCHMSRLLSHVQPDVTCPCPGCCHMSRLLSHVQVVVTCPGCCHMYRLLSHVQVVVTYTGCCHMSMSRLLSHVHVQVVVTCPCPGCCHMSMSRLLSHVTCPGCCHMYRLLSHVQTVVTCTGCCHMYRLMSHVHVQVVVTCTGFSYFSPLALPMPHRSKGLPLVWCPTNTCVKG; via the exons ATGCCTTTTCCATTTCAAACATGTCCAGGCTGCTGTCACATGTCCATGTCCAGGTTGTTGTCACATGTCCAGGTTGTTGTCACATGTCCAGGTTGTTGTCACATGTCACATGTACAGGCTGTTGTCACATGTCCATGTCCAGGTTGTTGTCACATGTCCATGTCCAGGTTGTTGTCACATGTCCAGGTTGTTGTCACATGTCCAGGTTGTTGTCACATGTCACATGTACAGGCTGTTGTCACATGTCCATGTCCAGGTTGTTGTCACATGTCCATGTCCAGGTTGTTGTCACATGTCCAGGCTGCTGTCACATGTCACATGTCCAGGTTGTTGTCACATGTCCATGTCCAGGTTGTTGTCACATGTCCAGGTTGTTGTCACATGTACAGGTTGTTGTCACATGTCCAGGTTGTTGTCACATGTCCAGGTTGTTGTCACATGTCCATGCTGCTGTCACATGTCACGTGTACAGGCTGTTGTCACATGTCCAGGTTGTTGTCACATGTCCAGGTTGTTGTCACATGTCCAGGTTGTTGTCACATGTCACATGTACAGGCTGTTGTCACATGTCCATGTCCAGGTTGTTGTCACATGTCCAGGTTGTTGTCACATGTCCATGTCCAGGTTGTTGTCACATGTCCAGGCTGCTGTCACAT GTCCAGGTTGTTGTCACATGTCCAGGTTGTTGTCACATGTCCATGTCCAGGTTGTTGTCACATGTCCATGTCCAGGTTGTTGTCACATGTCCAGGTTGTTGTCACATGTCCAGGCTGCTGTCACATGTCACATGTCCAGGTTGTTGTCACATGTCACATGTCCAGGTTGTTGTCACATGTCCAGGTTGTTGTCACATGTCACATGTCCAGGTTGTTGTCACATGTCCAGGCTGCTGTCAC ATGTCCAGGTTGTTGTCACATGTCCAGGTTGTTGTCACATGTACAGGTTATTGTCACATGTCCATGTCCAGGTTGTTGTCATATGTCCAGGCTGTTGTCACATGTCCAGGCTGTTGTCACATGTACAGGTTGTTGTCACATGTCCAGGTTGTTGTCACATGTCCAGGCTGCTGTCACATGTCCAGGCTGTTGTCACATGTCCAGGTTATTGTCACATGTCCATGTCCAGGCTGCTGTCACATGTCCAGGTTGTTGTCACATGTCCAGGTTGTTGTCACATGTCCAGGCTGCTGTCACATGTCCAGGTTGTTGTCACATGTCCAGGTTGTTGTCACATGTCCATGTCCAGGCTGCTGTCACATGTCCAGGTTGTTGTCACATGTCCAGGTTGTTGTCACATGTCCAG GCTGCTGTCACATGTCCAGGTTGTTGTCACATGTCCATGTCCAGGTTGTTGTCACATGTCCATGTCCAGGCTGTTGTCACATGTCCAGGTTGTTGTCACATGTACAGGCTGTTGTCACATATCACATGTACAGGCTGTTGTCACATGTACAGGTTATTGTCACATGTCCATGTCCAGGTTGTTGTCACATGTCCAGGTTGTTGTCACATGTACAGGTTATTGTCACATGTCCATGTCCAGGTTGTTGTCACATGTCCATGTCCAGGTTGTTGTCACATGTCCAGGTTGTTGTCACATGTCCAGGTTATTGTCACATGTCCAGGTTGTTGTCACATGTCCAGGTTATTGTCACATGTCCAGGTTGTTGTCACATGTCCAGGTTGTTGTCACATGTCCAGGTTGTTGTCACATGTCCAGGTTGTTGTCACATGTCCAGGTTGTTGTCACATGTCCAGGTTGTTGTCACATGTACAGGCTGTTGTCACATGTCCAGGTTGTTGTCACATGTCCAGGTTGTTGTCACATGTACAGCCTGATGTCACATGTCCATGTCCAGGTTGTTGTCACATGTCCAGGTTATTGTCACATGTCCAAGTTGTTGTCACATGTCCAGGTTGTTGTCACATGTACAGGCTGCTGTCACATGTCCAGGTTGTTGTCACATATACAGGCTGTTGTCATATGTCCATGTCCAGGTTGTTGTCACATGTCCATGTCCAGGTTGTTGTCACATGTCCATGTCCAGGCTGCTGTCATATGTCCATGTCCAGGTTGTTGTCACATGTCACATGTCCAGGTTGTTGTCACATGTACAGGCTGTTGTCACATGTACAGACTGTTGTCACATGTACAGGCTGTTGTCACATGTACAGGCTGATGTCACATGTCCATGTCCAGGTTGTTGTCACATGTACAGGTTTTTCATATTTTAGCCCTTTGGCTCTTCCGATGCCTCACAGATCTAAAGGCCTTCCTCTCGTTTGGTGTCCAACGAACACATGTGTGAAAGGTTGA
- the LOC120559555 gene encoding uncharacterized protein LOC120559555 isoform X3, which produces MPFPFQTCPGCCHMSMSRLLSHVQVVVTCPGCCHMSHVQAVVTCPCPGCCHMSMSRLLSHVQVVVTCPGCCHMSHVQAVVTCPCPGCCHMSMSRLLSHVQAAVTCHMSRLLSHVHVQVVVTCPGCCHMYRLLSHVQVVVTCPGCCHMSMLLSHVTCTGCCHMSRLLSHVQVVVTCPGCCHMSHVQAVVTCPCPGCCHMSRLLSHVHVQVVVTCPGCCHMSRLLSHVQVVVTCPCPGCCHMSMSRLLSHVQVVVTCPGCCHMSHVQVVVTCHMSRLLSHVQVVVTCHMSRLLSHVQAAVTCPGCCHMSRLLSHVQVIVTCPCPGCCHMSRLLSHVQAVVTCTGCCHMSRLLSHVQAAVTCPGCCHMSRLLSHVQAAVTCPGCCHMSRLLSHVHVQAAVTCPGCCHMSRLLSHVQVVVTCPCPGCCHMFRLLSHVQVVVTCPCPGCCHMSMSRLLSHVQVVVTCPCPGCCHMSMSRLLSHVQVVVTCTGCCHISHVQAVVTCTGYCHMSMSRLLSHVHVQVVVTCPCPGCCHMSRLLSHVQVIVTCPGCCHMSRLLSHVQVVVTCPGCCHMSRLLSHVQVVVTCPGCCHMSRLLSHVQAVVTCPGCCHMSRLLSHVQPDVTCPCPGCCHMSRLLSHVQVVVTCPGCCHMYRLLSHVQVVVTYTGCCHMSMSRLLSHVHVQVVVTCPCPGCCHMSMSRLLSHVTCPGCCHMYRLLSHVQTVVTCTGCCHMYRLMSHVHVQVVVTCTGFSYFSPLALPMPHRSKGLPLVWCPTNTCVKG; this is translated from the exons ATGCCTTTTCCATTTCAAACATGTCCAGGCTGCTGTCACATGTCCATGTCCAGGTTGTTGTCACATGTCCAGGTTGTTGTCACATGTCCAGGTTGTTGTCACATGTCACATGTACAGGCTGTTGTCACATGTCCATGTCCAGGTTGTTGTCACATGTCCATGTCCAGGTTGTTGTCACATGTCCAGGTTGTTGTCACATGTCCAGGTTGTTGTCACATGTCACATGTACAGGCTGTTGTCACATGTCCATGTCCAGGTTGTTGTCACATGTCCATGTCCAGGTTGTTGTCACATGTCCAGGCTGCTGTCACATGTCACATGTCCAGGTTGTTGTCACATGTCCATGTCCAGGTTGTTGTCACATGTCCAGGTTGTTGTCACATGTACAGGTTGTTGTCACATGTCCAGGTTGTTGTCACATGTCCAGGTTGTTGTCACATGTCCATGCTGCTGTCACATGTCACGTGTACAGGCTGTTGTCACATGTCCAGGTTGTTGTCACATGTCCAGGTTGTTGTCACATGTCCAGGTTGTTGTCACATGTCACATGTACAGGCTGTTGTCACATGTCCATGTCCAGGTTGTTGTCACATGTCCAGGTTGTTGTCACATGTCCATGTCCAGGTTGTTGTCACATGTCCAGGCTGCTGTCACAT GTCCAGGTTGTTGTCACATGTCCAGGTTGTTGTCACATGTCCATGTCCAGGTTGTTGTCACATGTCCATGTCCAGGTTGTTGTCACATGTCCAGGTTGTTGTCACATGTCCAGGCTGCTGTCACATGTCACATGTCCAGGTTGTTGTCACATGTCACATGTCCAGGTTGTTGTCACATGTCCAGGTTGTTGTCACATGTCACATGTCCAGGTTGTTGTCACATGTCCAGGCTGCTGTCAC ATGTCCAGGTTGTTGTCACATGTCCAGGTTGTTGTCACATGTACAGGTTATTGTCACATGTCCATGTCCAGGTTGTTGTCATATGTCCAGGCTGTTGTCACATGTCCAGGCTGTTGTCACATGTACAGGTTGTTGTCACATGTCCAGGTTGTTGTCACATGTCCAG GCTGCTGTCACATGTCCAGGTTGTTGTCACATGTCCAGGTTGTTGTCACATGTCCAGGCTGCTGTCACATGTCCAGGTTGTTGTCACATGTCCAGGTTGTTGTCACATGTCCATGTCCAGGCTGCTGTCACATGTCCAGGTTGTTGTCACATGTCCAGGTTGTTGTCACATGTCCAGGTTGTTGTCACATGTCCATGTCCAGGCTGTTGTCACATGTTCAGGTTGTTGTCACATGTACAGGTGGTTGTCACATGTCCATGTCCAGGTTGTTGTCACATGTCCATGTCCAGGCTGCTGTCACATGTCCAGGTTGTTGTCACATGTCCATGTCCAGGTTGTTGTCACATGTCCATGTCCAGGCTGTTGTCACATGTCCAGGTTGTTGTCACATGTACAGGCTGTTGTCACATATCACATGTACAGGCTGTTGTCACATGTACAGGTTATTGTCACATGTCCATGTCCAGGTTGTTGTCAC ATGTCCATGTCCAGGTTGTTGTCACATGTCCATGTCCAGGTTGTTGTCACATGTCCAGGTTGTTGTCACATGTCCAGGTTATTGTCACATGTCCAGGTTGTTGTCACATGTCCAGGTTATTGTCACATGTCCAGGTTGTTGTCACATGTCCAGGTTGTTGTCACATGTCCAGGTTGTTGTCACATGTCCAGGTTGTTGTCACATGTCCAGGTTGTTGTCACATGTCCAGGTTGTTGTCACATGTACAGGCTGTTGTCACATGTCCAGGTTGTTGTCACATGTCCAGGTTGTTGTCACATGTACAGCCTGATGTCACATGTCCATGTCCAGGTTGTTGTCACATGTCCAGGTTATTGTCACATGTCCAAGTTGTTGTCACATGTCCAGGTTGTTGTCACATGTACAGGCTGCTGTCACATGTCCAGGTTGTTGTCACATATACAGGCTGTTGTCATATGTCCATGTCCAGGTTGTTGTCACATGTCCATGTCCAGGTTGTTGTCACATGTCCATGTCCAGGCTGCTGTCATATGTCCATGTCCAGGTTGTTGTCACATGTCACATGTCCAGGTTGTTGTCACATGTACAGGCTGTTGTCACATGTACAGACTGTTGTCACATGTACAGGCTGTTGTCACATGTACAGGCTGATGTCACATGTCCATGTCCAGGTTGTTGTCACATGTACAGGTTTTTCATATTTTAGCCCTTTGGCTCTTCCGATGCCTCACAGATCTAAAGGCCTTCCTCTCGTTTGGTGTCCAACGAACACATGTGTGAAAGGTTGA
- the LOC120559555 gene encoding uncharacterized protein LOC120559555 isoform X17, with translation MPFPFQTCPGCCHMSMSRLLSHVQVVVTCPGCCHMSHVQAVVTCPCPGCCHMSMSRLLSHVQVVVTCPGCCHMSHVQAVVTCPCPGCCHMSMSRLLSHVQAAVTCHMSRLLSHVHVQVVVTCPGCCHMYRLLSHVQVVVTCPGCCHMSMLLSHVTCTGCCHMSRLLSHVQVVVTCPCPGCCHMSMSRLLSHVQVVVTCPGCCHMSHVQVVVTCHMSRLLSHVQVVVTCHMSRLLSHVQAAVTCPGCCHMSRLLSHVQVIVTCPCPGCCHMSRLLSHVQAVVTCTGCCHMSRLLSHVQAAVTCPGCCHMSRLLSHVHVQAAVTCPGCCHMSRLLSHVQAAVTCPGCCHMSRLLSHVHVQAAVTCPGCCHMSRLLSHVQVVVTCPCPGCCHMFRLLSHVQVVVTCPCPGCCHMSMSRLLSHVQVVVTCPCPGCCHMSMSRLLSHVQVVVTCTGCCHISHVQAVVTCTGYCHMSMSRLLSHVHVQVVVTCPCPGCCHMSRLLSHVQVIVTCPGCCHMSRLLSHVQVVVTCPGCCHMSRLLSHVQVVVTCPGCCHMSRLLSHVQAVVTCPGCCHMSRLLSHVQPDVTCPCPGCCHMSRLLSHVQVVVTCPGCCHMYRLLSHVQVVVTYTGCCHMSMSRLLSHVHVQVVVTCPCPGCCHMSMSRLLSHVTCPGCCHMYRLLSHVQTVVTCTGCCHMYRLMSHVHVQVVVTCTGFSYFSPLALPMPHRSKGLPLVWCPTNTCVKG, from the exons ATGCCTTTTCCATTTCAAACATGTCCAGGCTGCTGTCACATGTCCATGTCCAGGTTGTTGTCACATGTCCAGGTTGTTGTCACATGTCCAGGTTGTTGTCACATGTCACATGTACAGGCTGTTGTCACATGTCCATGTCCAGGTTGTTGTCACATGTCCATGTCCAGGTTGTTGTCACATGTCCAGGTTGTTGTCACATGTCCAGGTTGTTGTCACATGTCACATGTACAGGCTGTTGTCACATGTCCATGTCCAGGTTGTTGTCACATGTCCATGTCCAGGTTGTTGTCACATGTCCAGGCTGCTGTCACATGTCACATGTCCAGGTTGTTGTCACATGTCCATGTCCAGGTTGTTGTCACATGTCCAGGTTGTTGTCACATGTACAGGTTGTTGTCACATGTCCAGGTTGTTGTCACATGTCCAGGTTGTTGTCACATGTCCATGCTGCTGTCACATGTCACGTGTACAGGCTGTTGTCACATGTCCAG GTTGTTGTCACATGTCCAGGTTGTTGTCACATGTCCATGTCCAGGTTGTTGTCACATGTCCATGTCCAGGTTGTTGTCACATGTCCAGGTTGTTGTCACATGTCCAGGCTGCTGTCACATGTCACATGTCCAGGTTGTTGTCACATGTCACATGTCCAGGTTGTTGTCACATGTCCAGGTTGTTGTCACATGTCACATGTCCAGGTTGTTGTCACATGTCCAGGCTGCTGTCAC ATGTCCAGGTTGTTGTCACATGTCCAGGTTGTTGTCACATGTACAGGTTATTGTCACATGTCCATGTCCAGGTTGTTGTCATATGTCCAGGCTGTTGTCACATGTCCAGGCTGTTGTCACATGTACAGGTTGTTGTCACATGTCCAGGTTGTTGTCACATGTCCAGGCTGCTGTCACATGTCCAGGCTGTTGTCACATGTCCAGGTTATTGTCACATGTCCATGTCCAGGCTGCTGTCACATGTCCAGGTTGTTGTCACATGTCCAGGTTGTTGTCACATGTCCAGGCTGCTGTCACATGTCCAGGTTGTTGTCACATGTCCAGGTTGTTGTCACATGTCCATGTCCAGGCTGCTGTCACATGTCCAGGTTGTTGTCACATGTCCAGGTTGTTGTCACATGTCCAGGTTGTTGTCACATGTCCATGTCCAGGCTGTTGTCACATGTTCAGGTTGTTGTCACATGTACAGGTGGTTGTCACATGTCCATGTCCAGGTTGTTGTCACATGTCCATGTCCAGGCTGCTGTCACATGTCCAGGTTGTTGTCACATGTCCATGTCCAGGTTGTTGTCACATGTCCATGTCCAGGCTGTTGTCACATGTCCAGGTTGTTGTCACATGTACAGGCTGTTGTCACATATCACATGTACAGGCTGTTGTCACATGTACAGGTTATTGTCACATGTCCATGTCCAGGTTGTTGTCAC ATGTCCATGTCCAGGTTGTTGTCACATGTCCATGTCCAGGTTGTTGTCACATGTCCAGGTTGTTGTCACATGTCCAGGTTATTGTCACATGTCCAGGTTGTTGTCACATGTCCAGGTTATTGTCACATGTCCAGGTTGTTGTCACATGTCCAGGTTGTTGTCACATGTCCAGGTTGTTGTCACATGTCCAGGTTGTTGTCACATGTCCAGGTTGTTGTCACATGTCCAGGTTGTTGTCACATGTACAGGCTGTTGTCACATGTCCAGGTTGTTGTCACATGTCCAGGTTGTTGTCACATGTACAGCCTGATGTCACATGTCCATGTCCAGGTTGTTGTCACATGTCCAGGTTATTGTCACATGTCCAAGTTGTTGTCACATGTCCAGGTTGTTGTCACATGTACAGGCTGCTGTCACATGTCCAGGTTGTTGTCACATATACAGGCTGTTGTCATATGTCCATGTCCAGGTTGTTGTCACATGTCCATGTCCAGGTTGTTGTCACATGTCCATGTCCAGGCTGCTGTCATATGTCCATGTCCAGGTTGTTGTCACATGTCACATGTCCAGGTTGTTGTCACATGTACAGGCTGTTGTCACATGTACAGACTGTTGTCACATGTACAGGCTGTTGTCACATGTACAGGCTGATGTCACATGTCCATGTCCAGGTTGTTGTCACATGTACAGGTTTTTCATATTTTAGCCCTTTGGCTCTTCCGATGCCTCACAGATCTAAAGGCCTTCCTCTCGTTTGGTGTCCAACGAACACATGTGTGAAAGGTTGA
- the LOC120559555 gene encoding uncharacterized protein LOC120559555 isoform X16: MPFPFQTCPGCCHMSMSRLLSHVQVVVTCPGCCHMSHVQAVVTCPCPGCCHMSMSRLLSHVQVVVTCPGCCHMSHVQAVVTCPCPGCCHMSMSRLLSHVQAAVTCHMSRLLSHVHVQVVVTCPGCCHMYRLLSHVQVVVTCPGCCHMSMLLSHVTCTGCCHMSRLLSHVQVVVTCPGCCHMSHVQAVVTCPCPGCCHMSRLLSHVHVQVVVTCPGCCHMSRLLSHVQVVVTCPCPGCCHMSMSRLLSHVQVVVTCPGCCHMSHVQVVVTCHMSRLLSHVQVVVTCHMSRLLSHVQAAVTCPGCCHMSRLLSHVQVIVTCPCPGCCHMSRLLSHVQAVVTCTGCCHMSRLLSHVQAAVTCPGCCHMSRLLSHVHVQAAVTCPGCCHMSRLLSHVQAAVTCPGCCHMSRLLSHVHVQAAVTCPGCCHMSRLLSHVQVVVTCPCPGCCHMFRLLSHVQVVVTCPCPGCCHMSMSRLLSHVQVVVTCPCPGCCHMSMSRLLSHVQVVVTCTGCCHISHVQAVVTCTGYCHMSMSRLLSHVHVQVVVTCPGCCHMSRLLSHVQVVVTCPGYCHMSRLLSHVQVVVTCPGCCHMSRLLSHVQVVVTCPGCCHMYRLLSHVQVVVTCPGCCHMYSLMSHVHVQVVVTCPGYCHMSKLLSHVQVVVTCTGCCHMSRLLSHIQAVVICPCPGCCHMSMSRLLSHVHVQAAVICPCPGCCHMSHVQVVVTCTGCCHMYRLLSHVQAVVTCTG, encoded by the exons ATGCCTTTTCCATTTCAAACATGTCCAGGCTGCTGTCACATGTCCATGTCCAGGTTGTTGTCACATGTCCAGGTTGTTGTCACATGTCCAGGTTGTTGTCACATGTCACATGTACAGGCTGTTGTCACATGTCCATGTCCAGGTTGTTGTCACATGTCCATGTCCAGGTTGTTGTCACATGTCCAGGTTGTTGTCACATGTCCAGGTTGTTGTCACATGTCACATGTACAGGCTGTTGTCACATGTCCATGTCCAGGTTGTTGTCACATGTCCATGTCCAGGTTGTTGTCACATGTCCAGGCTGCTGTCACATGTCACATGTCCAGGTTGTTGTCACATGTCCATGTCCAGGTTGTTGTCACATGTCCAGGTTGTTGTCACATGTACAGGTTGTTGTCACATGTCCAGGTTGTTGTCACATGTCCAGGTTGTTGTCACATGTCCATGCTGCTGTCACATGTCACGTGTACAGGCTGTTGTCACATGTCCAGGTTGTTGTCACATGTCCAGGTTGTTGTCACATGTCCAGGTTGTTGTCACATGTCACATGTACAGGCTGTTGTCACATGTCCATGTCCAGGTTGTTGTCACATGTCCAGGTTGTTGTCACATGTCCATGTCCAGGTTGTTGTCACATGTCCAGGCTGCTGTCACAT GTCCAGGTTGTTGTCACATGTCCAGGTTGTTGTCACATGTCCATGTCCAGGTTGTTGTCACATGTCCATGTCCAGGTTGTTGTCACATGTCCAGGTTGTTGTCACATGTCCAGGCTGCTGTCACATGTCACATGTCCAGGTTGTTGTCACATGTCACATGTCCAGGTTGTTGTCACATGTCCAGGTTGTTGTCACATGTCACATGTCCAGGTTGTTGTCACATGTCCAGGCTGCTGTCAC ATGTCCAGGTTGTTGTCACATGTCCAGGTTGTTGTCACATGTACAGGTTATTGTCACATGTCCATGTCCAGGTTGTTGTCATATGTCCAGGCTGTTGTCACATGTCCAGGCTGTTGTCACATGTACAGGTTGTTGTCACATGTCCAGGTTGTTGTCACATGTCCAGGCTGCTGTCACATGTCCAGGCTGTTGTCACATGTCCAGGTTATTGTCACATGTCCATGTCCAGGCTGCTGTCACATGTCCAGGTTGTTGTCACATGTCCAGGTTGTTGTCACATGTCCAGGCTGCTGTCACATGTCCAGGTTGTTGTCACATGTCCAGGTTGTTGTCACATGTCCATGTCCAGGCTGCTGTCACATGTCCAGGTTGTTGTCACATGTCCAGGTTGTTGTCACATGTCCAGGTTGTTGTCACATGTCCATGTCCAGGCTGTTGTCACATGTTCAGGTTGTTGTCACATGTACAGGTGGTTGTCACATGTCCATGTCCAGGTTGTTGTCACATGTCCATGTCCAGGCTGCTGTCACATGTCCAGGTTGTTGTCACATGTCCATGTCCAGGTTGTTGTCACATGTCCATGTCCAGGCTGTTGTCACATGTCCAGGTTGTTGTCACATGTACAGGCTGTTGTCACATATCACATGTACAGGCTGTTGTCAC ATGTACAGGTTATTGTCACATGTCCATGTCCAGGTTGTTGTCACATGTCCATGTCCAGGTTGTTGTCACATGTCCAGGTTGTTGTCACATGTCCAGGTTATTGTCACATGTCCAGGTTGTTGTCACATGTCCAGGTTATTGTCACATGTCCAGGTTGTTGTCACATGTCCAGGTTGTTGTCACATGTCCAGGTTGTTGTCACATGTCCAGGTTGTTGTCACATGTCCAGGTTGTTGTCACATGTCCAGGTTGTTGTCACATGTACAGGCTGTTGTCACATGTCCAGGTTGTTGTCACATGTCCAGGTTGTTGTCACATGTACAGCCTGATGTCACATGTCCATGTCCAGGTTGTTGTCACATGTCCAGGTTATTGTCACATGTCCAAGTTGTTGTCACATGTCCAGGTTGTTGTCACATGTACAGGCTGCTGTCACATGTCCAGGTTGTTGTCACATATACAGGCTGTTGTCATATGTCCATGTCCAGGTTGTTGTCACATGTCCATGTCCAGGTTGTTGTCACATGTCCATGTCCAGGCTGCTGTCATATGTCCATGTCCAGGTTGTTGTCACATGTCACATGTCCAGGTTGTTGTCACATGTACAGGCTGTTGTCACATGTACAGACTGTTGTCACATGTACAGGCTGTTGTCACATGTACAGGCTGA